One window of the Solanum stenotomum isolate F172 chromosome 11, ASM1918654v1, whole genome shotgun sequence genome contains the following:
- the LOC125844266 gene encoding short-chain dehydrogenase/reductase 2b-like, producing the protein MGDACKYAVVTGANKGIGFETIKQLANSGVTVVLTARDEKRGTEATSLLNEQGFSNVVFHQLDVQDAQSIESLAKFVQTQYGRLDILVNNAGASGMVPDEDVLRAINMDLVDWLPGRKTFDDIRVVMKTTYESAKLCLDTNYHGVENVTEVLLPLLQNSPSPRIVNVSSRRGALNISKTIILRMPNEERRKELGDIENLTEYKIDEILQNFLHDLKQDSLEVNGWQMMLPAYSISKLSLNAYTRVLARKYLKMCINCVHPGISDCSLSLFCALLPDGGPTGCYFDRTVVFEF; encoded by the exons ATGGGAGATGCTTGTAAGTATGCAGTGGTTACAGGAGCAAACAAGGGAATTGGCTTCGAGACTATTAAGCAGCTCGCGAATTCAGGTGTAACAGTTGTCTTAACAGCCAGAGACGAAAAGAGAGGAACTGAAGCAACATCCTTGCTGAATGAACAAGGATTTTCAAATGTTGTCTTTCATCAGCTTGATGTTCAAGATGCTCAGAGCATTGAGTCCTTAGCAAAGTTCGTACAAACACAATATGGGAGGCTTGATATTCTG GTAAATAATGCTGGAGCTTCTGGAATGGTACCTGATGAAGATGTCCTAAGGGCCATTAACATGGATCTTGTAGACTGG TTACCAGGAAGGAAAACTTTCGATGATATTCGAGTTGTGATGAAAACAACGTACGAGAGTGCCAAATTATGCTTGGACACTAATTACCATGGTGTAGAGAATGTTACTGAAGTTCTTCTTCCACTGCTGCAAAATTCCCCTTCACCAAGGATTGTTAATGTCTCCTCCCGTAGAGGAGCTTTAAACATAAGTAAGACGATCATTCTC CGAATGCCAAACGAGGAGAGGAGAAAGGAGCTTGGAGATATTGAAAACCTGACAGAATATAAAATTGACGAGATTCTGCAGAACTTTTTGCATGATCTGAAACAAGACTCTCTCGAGGTGAACGGTTGGCAGATGATGCTACCAGCATATAGCATATCAAAACTATCACTTAATGCTTACACCAGAGTTCTTGCAAGAAAGTACCTGAAAATGTGCATCAATTGTGTCCATCCTGGGATCAGCGattgctctctctctctcttttgc GCTCTTTTGCCTGATGGAGGACCTACTGGTTGCTACTTTGATCGTACAGTAGTCTTCGAGTTTTAG
- the LOC125844270 gene encoding (+)-neomenthol dehydrogenase-like, translating into MGDACRYAVVTGANKGIGFETVKQLARSGVTVVLTARNEKRGMEATSLLTEQGLSNVVFHQLDVQDARSIDSLAKFIQTQYGRLDILVNNAGASGVVVEDVLRALNVDPEDWLAGKAVNVIQVAMKTTYERAKLCLDTNYYGVKNVTEALLPLLQNSSSARIVNVSSLRSELKSTKRGEEKGARRC; encoded by the exons ATGGGAGATGCTTGTAGGTATGCAGTGGTTACAGGAGCAAACAAGGGAATTGGCTTTGAGACTGTCAAGCAGCTCGCGAGATCAGGTGTAACGGTTGTCTTAACAGCCAGAAATGAAAAGAGGGGAATGGAAGCAACATCCTTGCTGACTGAACAAGGACTTTCGAATGTTGTGTTTCATCAGCTTGATGTTCAAGATGCTCGGAGCATTGACTCCTTAGCAAAGTTCATACAAACACAATATGGGAGGCTTGATATTCTG GTAAATAATGCTGGAGCTTCTGGAGTTGTAGTTGAAGATGTCCTAAGGGCCTTGAATGTAGATCCGGAAGACTGG TTAGCAGGGAAAGCTGTCAACGTTATTCAAGTTGCGATGAAGACAACTTATGAGCGTGCCAAATTATGCTTGGACACTAATTACTATGGCGTTAAGAATGTTACTGAAGCTCTTCTTCCACTGCTACAAAATTCTTCTTCAGCAAGAATTGTTAATGTCTCCTCCCTTAGAAGTGAATTGAAG AGTACCAAACGAGGAGAGGAGAAAGGAGCTAGGAGATGTTGA